Proteins from one Epinephelus moara isolate mb chromosome 1, YSFRI_EMoa_1.0, whole genome shotgun sequence genomic window:
- the LOC126395759 gene encoding tetraspanin-18-like isoform X1: MGQGEVSARGSAMEGDCLSCMKYLMFIFNFFIFLGGSFLLGVGVWVLVDPMGFREIVAANPLLFTGVYVILAMGSMLFLLGFLGCCGAIRENKCLLLFFFMLILFIFLAELAAAILAFLFREHLTREYFSRELKRHYQGHNNTDVFTSTWNAIMTTFDCCGVSGPEDFEESLFRLLSPNKMVPEACCQRNGYLGDAALEQCVSGSVVFRHNKGCYSALVDYFETYIYTAGALAIVVLTIELFAMVFAMCLFRGIQ; encoded by the exons gggcAGGGGGAGGTTTCAGCTCGAGGTTCAGCCATGGAGGGGGACTGCCTCAGCTGTATGAAGTACCTCATGTTCATCTTCAACTTCTTCATCTTT CTGGGCGGCTCCTTCCTGCTGGGTGTTGGCGTTTGGGTGCTGGTGGACCCGATGGGCTTCAGGGAGATCGTGGCAGCCAACCCCCTTCTGTTCACCGGGGTCTACGTCATCCTGGCCATGGGCAGCATGCTGTTCCTGCTGGGCTTCCTGGGCTGCTGCGGAGCCATCAGGGAGAACAAATGTCTCCTGCTCTTT TTCTTCATGCTgatcctcttcatcttcctcgCTGAGCTGGCAGCTGCCATCCTGGCTTTCCTCTTCAGGGAGCAC TTAACCAGAGAGTACTTCAGCAGGGAGCTCAAACGTCACTACCAAGGTCACAACAACACCGACGTCTTTACATCCACATGGAACGCCATCATGACCACG TTCGACTGCTGTGGCGTTAGCGGTCCCGAGGACTTCGAGGAGAGCCTCTTCAGACTCCTCAGCCCCAATAAGATGGTCCCTGAGGCCTGTTGCCAGAGGAACGGTTACCTCGGAGACGCCGCCTTGGAGCAGTGTGTGAGCGGCAGCGTGGTCTTCAGACACAACAAG GGCTGTTACTCTGCACTGGTCGACTACTTTGAGACGTACATTTACACAGCAGGAGCTCTGGCCATCGTGGTGCTGACCATCGAA CTCTTCGCCATGGTGTTTGCGATGTGTTTGTTCAGAGGTATCCAGTAA
- the LOC126395759 gene encoding tetraspanin-18-like isoform X2, with product MEGDCLSCMKYLMFIFNFFIFLGGSFLLGVGVWVLVDPMGFREIVAANPLLFTGVYVILAMGSMLFLLGFLGCCGAIRENKCLLLFFFMLILFIFLAELAAAILAFLFREHLTREYFSRELKRHYQGHNNTDVFTSTWNAIMTTFDCCGVSGPEDFEESLFRLLSPNKMVPEACCQRNGYLGDAALEQCVSGSVVFRHNKGCYSALVDYFETYIYTAGALAIVVLTIELFAMVFAMCLFRGIQ from the exons ATGGAGGGGGACTGCCTCAGCTGTATGAAGTACCTCATGTTCATCTTCAACTTCTTCATCTTT CTGGGCGGCTCCTTCCTGCTGGGTGTTGGCGTTTGGGTGCTGGTGGACCCGATGGGCTTCAGGGAGATCGTGGCAGCCAACCCCCTTCTGTTCACCGGGGTCTACGTCATCCTGGCCATGGGCAGCATGCTGTTCCTGCTGGGCTTCCTGGGCTGCTGCGGAGCCATCAGGGAGAACAAATGTCTCCTGCTCTTT TTCTTCATGCTgatcctcttcatcttcctcgCTGAGCTGGCAGCTGCCATCCTGGCTTTCCTCTTCAGGGAGCAC TTAACCAGAGAGTACTTCAGCAGGGAGCTCAAACGTCACTACCAAGGTCACAACAACACCGACGTCTTTACATCCACATGGAACGCCATCATGACCACG TTCGACTGCTGTGGCGTTAGCGGTCCCGAGGACTTCGAGGAGAGCCTCTTCAGACTCCTCAGCCCCAATAAGATGGTCCCTGAGGCCTGTTGCCAGAGGAACGGTTACCTCGGAGACGCCGCCTTGGAGCAGTGTGTGAGCGGCAGCGTGGTCTTCAGACACAACAAG GGCTGTTACTCTGCACTGGTCGACTACTTTGAGACGTACATTTACACAGCAGGAGCTCTGGCCATCGTGGTGCTGACCATCGAA CTCTTCGCCATGGTGTTTGCGATGTGTTTGTTCAGAGGTATCCAGTAA
- the LOC126395740 gene encoding dynein regulatory complex protein 1-like isoform X1, translating to MDTQEDLVTNVQTAADAKESKRRSELEEAQRIRLKQEEEDAKYCHKIFGELDTMRGWRARGEMSQEQLDALNSQLLLCITVMEDKKKHLQQRLNEVNDLYVKELREQEEELDLMRKTMEEQDKTLKQTYRKKMAEAEKMFQEEFEETLRKDMVEWEQRKITGDELSEMLKERSKKAEEASDAMIKSMMNDLKIEEGQIGILQAQETEKQHQDNKKETSPTIPLPKGGAKNNGRISRTQTVTPSRNAKCSTQDKPSTKASQMSEELKRCCERKERLEKQIKHFAVANAKKYRDVRRMAEKEVKELAERALAMDSLICQQVLGLAWERPPVELMEPIQPERHRLSLSGWTSECSQSTDMDGTAVQTEVEEVTLSMETVRNVMELLCDKAGVLINDKLLNLVVPEQKDSPTVVKLRSLLCSFGIEENDVPKLALFLLDHSERQRRSQTEETTSMTHLTSQLQSALKSFLQEHLRSRAESSARQHQSLRLKLWDDPSEDKTYWDRMATIISEDKLQLWDDTEKALRQYHCILTDISELNADNDRLQKENTDLRRQLGAIKATRQKLHHIRSCGASTLC from the exons ATGGACACGCAGGAGGATTTAGTGACCAACGTCCAAACTGCAGCGGACGCCAAAGAGTCAAAGCGAAGGAGCGAGCTGGAGGAAGCTCAAAGAATCAG ActgaagcaggaggaggaggacgcaAAATACTGCCATAAAATATTTGGGGAGTTGGACACAATGCGGGGGTGGAGAGCTCGGGGGGAGATGAGTCAGGAGCAGCTGGACGCCTTGAACAGCCAGTTACTGTTATGTATCACTGTCATGGAGGACAAGAAAAAACACCTGCAACAG AGGCTGAATGAAGTCAATGATCTCTACGTGAAGGAGCtgagggagcaggaggaggagttgGACCTGATGAGGAAGACGATGGAGGAGCAGGATAAAACCCTGAAACAGACCTACAGGAAGAAGATGGCCGAGGCTGAG AAAATGTTTCAGGAGGAATTTGAAGAAACGCTCAGAAAAGACATGGTTGAATGGGAGCAACGAAAAATCACTGGGGACGAACTG TCGGAGATGCTGAAGGAGAGGAGTAAGAAGGCAGAGGAGGCCTCTGACGCCATGATTAAGAGCATGATGAATGACCTGAAGATCGAGGAAGGACAGATTGGAATACTTCAG GCTcaggagacagagaaacaacACCAAGACAACAAGAAGGAAACCAGCCCCACCATACCATTGCCGAAGGGAGGGGCCAAAAATAATGGAAGGATCTCCAG aACGCAGACAGTGACACCAAGTCGAAATGCAAAGTGTTCCACTCAGGATAAACCGTCTACAAAGGCGAGCCAGATGTCTGAGGAACTCAAACGCTGCTGCGAGCGAAAGGAACGCTTAGAAAAGCAAATCAA GCACTTTGCAGTCGCcaatgccaaaaaatacagGGACGTGCGTCGAATGGCTGAAAAAGAGGTGAAGGAACTAGCGGAGAGGGCTTTGGCCATGGACTCACTGATCTGCCAACAGGTCCTGGGTTTAGCCTGGGAGCGCCCTCCTGTGGAGCTGATGGAGCCCATCCAGCCCGAGAGACACCGGCTGTCTCTCAGCGGATGGACTTCAGAGTGTAGTCAGAGCACGGACATGGACGGGACAGCGGTGCagacagaggtggaggaagtgaCACTGTCGATGGAGACAGTGAGGAATGTGATGGAGCTGCTGTGTGACAAGGCG GGCGTCCTGATAAACGACAAACTCCTGAACCTGGTGGTTCCCGAGCAGAAGGACAGTCCGACCGTAGTGAAGCTGCGCTCTCTTCTTTGT TCTTTTGGCATTGAAGAGAACGATGTGCCCAAGTTGGCTCTTTTCTTATTAGATCACAGCGAACGTCAGCGGAGATCTCAGACTGAG GAGACCACGTCAATGACTCATTTGACCTCTCAACTCCAAAGTGCTCTAAAAAGTTTCCTCCAGGAGCACCTGAGGTCCAG AGCTGAGAGCTCAGCACGCCAACATCAGAGTCTTCGTCTAAAACTCTGGGACGATCCTTCAGAGGATAAAACCTACTGGGACAGAATGGCCACCATCATCTCTGAGGACAAACTGCAACTCTGGGACGACACGGAGAAGGCACTTAGGCAGTACCa ttgTATCCTGACCGACATCTCTGAGCTCAACGCTGACAATGACCGTCTGCAGAAGGAGAACACAGACCTGCGGAGGCAGCTGGGAGCCATAAAAGCCACAC GACAGAAACTGCATCACATCAGGAGCTGCGGTGCATCAACTCTCTGCTGA
- the LOC126395740 gene encoding dynein regulatory complex protein 1-like isoform X3 yields MDTQEDLVTNVQTAADAKESKRRSELEEAQRIRLKQEEEDAKYCHKIFGELDTMRGWRARGEMSQEQLDALNSQLLLCITVMEDKKKHLQQRLNEVNDLYVKELREQEEELDLMRKTMEEQDKTLKQTYRKKMAEAEKMFQEEFEETLRKDMVEWEQRKITGDELSEMLKERSKKAEEASDAMIKSMMNDLKIEEGQIGILQAQETEKQHQDNKKETSPTIPLPKGGAKNNGRISRTQTVTPSRNAKCSTQDKPSTKASQMSEELKRCCERKERLEKQIKHFAVANAKKYRDVRRMAEKEVKELAERALAMDSLICQQVLGLAWERPPVELMEPIQPERHRLSLSGWTSECSQSTDMDGTAVQTEVEEVTLSMETVRNVMELLCDKAGVLINDKLLNLVVPEQKDSPTVVKLRSLLCSFGIEENDVPKLALFLLDHSERQRRSQTEETTSMTHLTSQLQSALKSFLQEHLRSRAESSARQHQSLRLKLWDDPSEDKTYWDRMATIISEDKLQLWDDTEKALRQYHCILTDISELNADNDRLQKENTDLRRQLGAIKATHV; encoded by the exons ATGGACACGCAGGAGGATTTAGTGACCAACGTCCAAACTGCAGCGGACGCCAAAGAGTCAAAGCGAAGGAGCGAGCTGGAGGAAGCTCAAAGAATCAG ActgaagcaggaggaggaggacgcaAAATACTGCCATAAAATATTTGGGGAGTTGGACACAATGCGGGGGTGGAGAGCTCGGGGGGAGATGAGTCAGGAGCAGCTGGACGCCTTGAACAGCCAGTTACTGTTATGTATCACTGTCATGGAGGACAAGAAAAAACACCTGCAACAG AGGCTGAATGAAGTCAATGATCTCTACGTGAAGGAGCtgagggagcaggaggaggagttgGACCTGATGAGGAAGACGATGGAGGAGCAGGATAAAACCCTGAAACAGACCTACAGGAAGAAGATGGCCGAGGCTGAG AAAATGTTTCAGGAGGAATTTGAAGAAACGCTCAGAAAAGACATGGTTGAATGGGAGCAACGAAAAATCACTGGGGACGAACTG TCGGAGATGCTGAAGGAGAGGAGTAAGAAGGCAGAGGAGGCCTCTGACGCCATGATTAAGAGCATGATGAATGACCTGAAGATCGAGGAAGGACAGATTGGAATACTTCAG GCTcaggagacagagaaacaacACCAAGACAACAAGAAGGAAACCAGCCCCACCATACCATTGCCGAAGGGAGGGGCCAAAAATAATGGAAGGATCTCCAG aACGCAGACAGTGACACCAAGTCGAAATGCAAAGTGTTCCACTCAGGATAAACCGTCTACAAAGGCGAGCCAGATGTCTGAGGAACTCAAACGCTGCTGCGAGCGAAAGGAACGCTTAGAAAAGCAAATCAA GCACTTTGCAGTCGCcaatgccaaaaaatacagGGACGTGCGTCGAATGGCTGAAAAAGAGGTGAAGGAACTAGCGGAGAGGGCTTTGGCCATGGACTCACTGATCTGCCAACAGGTCCTGGGTTTAGCCTGGGAGCGCCCTCCTGTGGAGCTGATGGAGCCCATCCAGCCCGAGAGACACCGGCTGTCTCTCAGCGGATGGACTTCAGAGTGTAGTCAGAGCACGGACATGGACGGGACAGCGGTGCagacagaggtggaggaagtgaCACTGTCGATGGAGACAGTGAGGAATGTGATGGAGCTGCTGTGTGACAAGGCG GGCGTCCTGATAAACGACAAACTCCTGAACCTGGTGGTTCCCGAGCAGAAGGACAGTCCGACCGTAGTGAAGCTGCGCTCTCTTCTTTGT TCTTTTGGCATTGAAGAGAACGATGTGCCCAAGTTGGCTCTTTTCTTATTAGATCACAGCGAACGTCAGCGGAGATCTCAGACTGAG GAGACCACGTCAATGACTCATTTGACCTCTCAACTCCAAAGTGCTCTAAAAAGTTTCCTCCAGGAGCACCTGAGGTCCAG AGCTGAGAGCTCAGCACGCCAACATCAGAGTCTTCGTCTAAAACTCTGGGACGATCCTTCAGAGGATAAAACCTACTGGGACAGAATGGCCACCATCATCTCTGAGGACAAACTGCAACTCTGGGACGACACGGAGAAGGCACTTAGGCAGTACCa ttgTATCCTGACCGACATCTCTGAGCTCAACGCTGACAATGACCGTCTGCAGAAGGAGAACACAGACCTGCGGAGGCAGCTGGGAGCCATAAAAGCCACAC ATGTTTGA
- the LOC126395740 gene encoding dynein regulatory complex protein 1-like isoform X2 — MDTQEDLVTNVQTAADAKESKRRSELEEAQRIRLKQEEEDAKYCHKIFGELDTMRGWRARGEMSQEQLDALNSQLLLCITVMEDKKKHLQQRLNEVNDLYVKELREQEEELDLMRKTMEEQDKTLKQTYRKKMAEAEKMFQEEFEETLRKDMVEWEQRKITGDELSEMLKERSKKAEEASDAMIKSMMNDLKIEEGQIGILQAQETEKQHQDNKKETSPTIPLPKGGAKNNGRISRTQTVTPSRNAKCSTQDKPSTKASQMSEELKRCCERKERLEKQIKHFAVANAKKYRDVRRMAEKEVKELAERALAMDSLICQQVLGLAWERPPVELMEPIQPERHRLSLSGWTSECSQSTDMDGTAVQTEVEEVTLSMETVRNVMELLCDKAGVLINDKLLNLVVPEQKDSPTVVKLRSLLCSFGIEENDVPKLALFLLDHSERQRRSQTEETTSMTHLTSQLQSALKSFLQEHLRSRAESSARQHQSLRLKLWDDPSEDKTYWDRMATIISEDKLQLWDDTEKALRQYHCILTDISELNADNDRLQKENTDLRRQLGAIKATRNAGTHPPL; from the exons ATGGACACGCAGGAGGATTTAGTGACCAACGTCCAAACTGCAGCGGACGCCAAAGAGTCAAAGCGAAGGAGCGAGCTGGAGGAAGCTCAAAGAATCAG ActgaagcaggaggaggaggacgcaAAATACTGCCATAAAATATTTGGGGAGTTGGACACAATGCGGGGGTGGAGAGCTCGGGGGGAGATGAGTCAGGAGCAGCTGGACGCCTTGAACAGCCAGTTACTGTTATGTATCACTGTCATGGAGGACAAGAAAAAACACCTGCAACAG AGGCTGAATGAAGTCAATGATCTCTACGTGAAGGAGCtgagggagcaggaggaggagttgGACCTGATGAGGAAGACGATGGAGGAGCAGGATAAAACCCTGAAACAGACCTACAGGAAGAAGATGGCCGAGGCTGAG AAAATGTTTCAGGAGGAATTTGAAGAAACGCTCAGAAAAGACATGGTTGAATGGGAGCAACGAAAAATCACTGGGGACGAACTG TCGGAGATGCTGAAGGAGAGGAGTAAGAAGGCAGAGGAGGCCTCTGACGCCATGATTAAGAGCATGATGAATGACCTGAAGATCGAGGAAGGACAGATTGGAATACTTCAG GCTcaggagacagagaaacaacACCAAGACAACAAGAAGGAAACCAGCCCCACCATACCATTGCCGAAGGGAGGGGCCAAAAATAATGGAAGGATCTCCAG aACGCAGACAGTGACACCAAGTCGAAATGCAAAGTGTTCCACTCAGGATAAACCGTCTACAAAGGCGAGCCAGATGTCTGAGGAACTCAAACGCTGCTGCGAGCGAAAGGAACGCTTAGAAAAGCAAATCAA GCACTTTGCAGTCGCcaatgccaaaaaatacagGGACGTGCGTCGAATGGCTGAAAAAGAGGTGAAGGAACTAGCGGAGAGGGCTTTGGCCATGGACTCACTGATCTGCCAACAGGTCCTGGGTTTAGCCTGGGAGCGCCCTCCTGTGGAGCTGATGGAGCCCATCCAGCCCGAGAGACACCGGCTGTCTCTCAGCGGATGGACTTCAGAGTGTAGTCAGAGCACGGACATGGACGGGACAGCGGTGCagacagaggtggaggaagtgaCACTGTCGATGGAGACAGTGAGGAATGTGATGGAGCTGCTGTGTGACAAGGCG GGCGTCCTGATAAACGACAAACTCCTGAACCTGGTGGTTCCCGAGCAGAAGGACAGTCCGACCGTAGTGAAGCTGCGCTCTCTTCTTTGT TCTTTTGGCATTGAAGAGAACGATGTGCCCAAGTTGGCTCTTTTCTTATTAGATCACAGCGAACGTCAGCGGAGATCTCAGACTGAG GAGACCACGTCAATGACTCATTTGACCTCTCAACTCCAAAGTGCTCTAAAAAGTTTCCTCCAGGAGCACCTGAGGTCCAG AGCTGAGAGCTCAGCACGCCAACATCAGAGTCTTCGTCTAAAACTCTGGGACGATCCTTCAGAGGATAAAACCTACTGGGACAGAATGGCCACCATCATCTCTGAGGACAAACTGCAACTCTGGGACGACACGGAGAAGGCACTTAGGCAGTACCa ttgTATCCTGACCGACATCTCTGAGCTCAACGCTGACAATGACCGTCTGCAGAAGGAGAACACAGACCTGCGGAGGCAGCTGGGAGCCATAAAAGCCACAC GAAATGCTGGAACCCACCCTCCGCTTTGA